A genomic stretch from Rhodomicrobium vannielii ATCC 17100 includes:
- a CDS encoding energy-coupling factor ABC transporter permease translates to MHIEPGLVDGGKIWLSYATAAGAGGYALKLAYDSARERGVLSLLSRSAATTALVFSFFEVLPHYPVGVSEVHLILGSTLFLIFGAAPAAIGLALGLLVQGLFFAPFDLPQYGMNVTTLLVPLFGIKAVAGRIIAPHTPYVELKYLQALALSTTYQAGIVAWVAFWAFYGQGFGMENVTEITTFGGAYMLVILVEPLVDLGVLAVAKALHHLKGNALLERRLFEGV, encoded by the coding sequence ATGCATATTGAACCCGGTCTCGTGGACGGCGGGAAAATCTGGCTGAGCTATGCCACGGCAGCAGGCGCTGGCGGCTATGCCCTGAAACTCGCCTATGATTCGGCGCGCGAACGCGGAGTGCTGTCTCTGCTTTCGCGGAGCGCGGCGACAACCGCCCTTGTCTTTTCATTCTTCGAGGTGCTGCCGCATTACCCGGTCGGCGTGTCGGAGGTTCATCTCATCCTCGGCTCGACGCTGTTCCTGATCTTCGGCGCCGCGCCGGCGGCGATAGGGCTCGCGCTCGGGCTCTTGGTACAGGGCCTGTTCTTTGCGCCCTTCGATCTGCCTCAGTACGGCATGAACGTGACCACGTTGCTCGTGCCTCTGTTCGGCATCAAGGCGGTGGCGGGCCGCATTATCGCGCCGCACACGCCTTATGTGGAGCTGAAATATTTGCAGGCACTGGCTCTTTCGACGACCTATCAGGCGGGCATCGTGGCATGGGTGGCCTTCTGGGCCTTCTACGGCCAGGGTTTCGGCATGGAGAATGTGACCGAGATCACCACGTTCGGCGGTGCTTACATGCTGGTCATATTGGTCGAGCCGCTGGTCGACCTCGGCGTGCTCGCCGTGGCCAAGGCCCTACACCACCTGAAAGGCAACGCCCTTCTGGAGCGCCGTCTCTTCGAAGGCGTCTGA
- a CDS encoding ABC transporter ATP-binding protein, giving the protein MSETPLLEARGLNTYYGASHVLRSVDFHVGRGETVSLLGRNGMGKTTLMRSLMGLVVPKSGDIRFAGVEMRGWRPSAIARAGVGFVPEGRGIFPNLTVEENLVFAEREGADGRRDWTREAVIDLFPRLAERRTNWGNQLSGGEQQMLTIGRALMSNPSLLLVDEATEGLAPLVRDDIWRTLRLIADRGVAIVVVDKNLDDVVKLCRRHIILVKGQIVFEGDTHALAANDDFVRSQLGL; this is encoded by the coding sequence ATGAGCGAGACACCGCTGCTTGAGGCGCGCGGCCTCAACACATACTACGGCGCGAGCCACGTGCTTCGCAGCGTCGATTTCCATGTCGGGCGCGGTGAGACGGTCAGTCTGCTCGGCCGCAACGGTATGGGGAAAACGACGCTGATGCGGTCGCTCATGGGCCTCGTCGTGCCGAAGAGCGGCGATATCCGCTTCGCCGGTGTCGAAATGAGAGGCTGGCGGCCGAGCGCTATTGCACGCGCCGGCGTCGGTTTCGTGCCGGAGGGACGCGGCATCTTCCCGAACCTGACCGTTGAGGAGAACCTCGTTTTCGCCGAGCGCGAAGGCGCGGATGGGCGTCGTGACTGGACACGCGAAGCGGTTATCGACCTGTTTCCGAGGCTCGCGGAGCGTCGCACCAATTGGGGCAATCAATTGTCAGGCGGCGAACAGCAGATGCTGACAATCGGCCGCGCGCTGATGAGCAATCCCTCGCTGCTGCTGGTCGACGAGGCGACGGAGGGGCTAGCGCCGCTCGTGCGTGACGATATCTGGCGCACGTTGAGACTTATCGCGGACCGGGGCGTTGCCATCGTCGTGGTCGACAAGAACCTCGACGACGTCGTGAAGCTCTGCCGCCGCCATATCATTCTCGTGAAGGGCCAGATCGTGTTCGAGGGCGATACGCACGCATTGGCGGCAAATGACGACTTTGTGCGCAGCCAGTTGGGGCTTTGA
- a CDS encoding ABC transporter permease subunit, whose protein sequence is MLKTPSLRALLLLAFLVLLFAALPFFVGPYGIKFATRLIILSIFVVSLDFALGLAGLISFGHAAFFGVGAYAVYFVSSDEGAANVFVALGAGVGVGAVCALVIGAFACLTRGFYFIMVTLAAGQMMFSLFHDTDIAKGADGAYINIKPDLTILGHTLIDFDDRRVFFYVCLALLVFTVVALYMLARTPFGRVVQGLKSNETRLSALGFDAYRFKLAAFVVSGAFAGLAGALFACIDGFVTPDLFSWHQSGLAIMMVVLGGAGTLFGPILGALFYVSLEETLKTASLVGDFVSSHWLLGTGAVLVIAVLLSPDGLAGFLRNAARPAKKALLQPSGDAPAEPRRASILATKDLAKTFGGLRAVDGVTISFEPDLVHAIIGPNGAGKTTFTNLLSGALKPSAGEVTVDGVNVAGAPAYKIARRGVGRSFQRTNIFATFTVEENCRLAAQARHPSVVRLTERLSASEQAKVAHALTVVGLADKADTIAGAMSNGEQRQLEIAMLIASGGSILILDEPLAGMGPEETRRVIDLLRDLKKNHTIVLIEHDMDAVFAVADTLTVLALGRLIAHGTPDEVRRNEEVITAYLGGHAPEIETEGAKS, encoded by the coding sequence GCTCGCCTTTCTGGTGCTGCTGTTCGCCGCGTTGCCGTTTTTCGTCGGGCCGTATGGCATCAAATTCGCCACGCGGCTCATCATCCTGTCGATCTTCGTCGTAAGCCTCGATTTCGCGCTCGGGCTCGCCGGGCTCATCTCCTTCGGACACGCGGCCTTTTTCGGCGTGGGCGCCTATGCCGTCTATTTCGTGTCATCGGACGAAGGCGCGGCCAACGTTTTCGTCGCGCTCGGCGCTGGCGTCGGGGTGGGGGCGGTCTGCGCGCTGGTTATCGGCGCTTTCGCCTGCCTCACGCGCGGCTTCTATTTCATCATGGTCACGCTGGCGGCGGGCCAGATGATGTTCTCGCTGTTTCACGACACCGATATCGCCAAGGGGGCAGACGGCGCCTACATCAACATCAAGCCGGACCTGACGATCCTGGGCCACACGCTGATCGATTTCGACGACCGCCGCGTGTTCTTCTATGTCTGCCTGGCGCTGCTCGTGTTCACCGTCGTTGCCCTGTATATGCTCGCCAGAACGCCGTTCGGGCGCGTCGTGCAGGGATTGAAGTCGAACGAAACGCGGCTGTCGGCGCTTGGCTTTGATGCCTATCGCTTCAAGCTCGCCGCGTTTGTCGTCTCCGGCGCGTTCGCCGGTCTCGCCGGTGCGCTGTTCGCCTGCATCGACGGCTTCGTGACGCCCGATCTCTTCTCCTGGCATCAGTCCGGCCTCGCGATCATGATGGTCGTTCTCGGCGGCGCGGGAACCTTGTTCGGACCGATCCTCGGCGCTCTTTTCTATGTCTCGCTCGAAGAGACCCTGAAGACCGCGAGCCTCGTCGGCGACTTCGTTTCGTCGCATTGGCTCCTGGGCACCGGCGCTGTGCTCGTCATCGCCGTTCTGCTGTCGCCTGATGGGCTCGCCGGGTTCTTGCGCAACGCCGCTCGCCCCGCGAAGAAAGCGTTGCTTCAGCCCTCCGGCGACGCGCCTGCCGAGCCACGCAGGGCGTCGATACTGGCGACAAAGGATCTTGCCAAAACCTTCGGCGGCCTGCGCGCGGTCGATGGTGTCACGATCTCTTTCGAGCCCGATCTCGTCCACGCGATAATCGGGCCCAATGGAGCCGGGAAAACGACGTTCACGAATCTCCTGTCCGGCGCGCTGAAGCCTTCCGCGGGCGAAGTGACCGTCGATGGCGTCAATGTGGCAGGGGCTCCGGCATACAAGATCGCGCGACGCGGCGTCGGACGCTCGTTCCAGCGGACGAATATCTTCGCAACCTTCACGGTCGAGGAAAATTGTCGGCTCGCGGCACAAGCCCGACATCCATCGGTGGTGCGCCTGACCGAGCGCCTGAGCGCATCCGAACAGGCCAAAGTCGCCCATGCGCTCACCGTCGTAGGTCTCGCCGACAAGGCGGACACCATTGCTGGCGCTATGTCCAACGGCGAGCAGCGCCAGCTCGAAATTGCGATGCTGATCGCAAGCGGCGGCAGCATCCTCATTCTCGACGAACCGCTCGCAGGCATGGGACCGGAGGAGACGCGGCGCGTGATCGACCTGCTACGCGACCTCAAGAAGAACCACACCATCGTGCTGATCGAGCATGACATGGACGCCGTCTTCGCTGTCGCGGATACGCTGACCGTACTGGCGCTGGGACGTCTTATTGCGCACGGCACCCCCGACGAAGTTCGACGCAACGAAGAGGTGATTACCGCCTATCTCGGCGGTCACGCGCCAGAGATCGAGACCGAGGGAGCGAAGTCATGA
- a CDS encoding bifunctional acetate--CoA ligase family protein/GNAT family N-acetyltransferase, with amino-acid sequence MSIQNLQYFFAPKSIAVIGASERPRSVGNIVMRNLLDGRFAGPILPVNPRREAVAGVLTYKTVADLPLCPELAVICTPGPAVPGVIEDLGKRGTRAAIVAADMSDPDALLAAARRYDLRLLGGASLGVCVPKANLYANFAHMQAHPGRVAFVSQSGALCAAALDWAKPRGIGFSCVVSLGDAVEIDFADMMDYLSKDEETKAILLHIETIRERRGFVSAARAAARNKPVLILKGGNRSTNHPIGQFLSETLASPDGAFDATVRRAGALRVYSIDELFSAVETLSRTKQVRGERLAILSNAGGAAIMAIDEINTAERGSIADLSEKTLSQLAKVLPRGRRPANPVDLGAGASADDYTAALKVLSEALEVDGILIIHAPNAMTDSSEIARAVVEAQKRYRSGVLACWLGGETASAALALFAEAGLCSYNSIGAAVGGFGHIVQHRRNLAMLMETPPADLANFAPDRVTARAIVENGLSRPDGVLSEPDSRRLLASYGIPTLESILVGTADEAAAVAERIGYPVALTLSSPDLPRKWDAGAVALNLENADAVRSAAEGIMRRVRDVAPEVRIEGFALQRMVVWPHSRQLMMGISCDPLFGPVLVFGEGGRAVELVRDHTVALPPLNLPLARQMIDRTRISRRFEAHGLRPEANRDAIAQALVRLSALLVDNPEITACDINPLFANHQGVVAVDARIQLVAPDDTDRRRFSILPYPSGLEEATTLHDGSEILLRPIRPEDEPAHADLIGRTSPQDLRYRFFGSTQKLQHHQLARMTQIDYDREMAFIASTTGTDGHASTLGVVRTVTDPDNKRAELAILVRSDLKGTGLGSILMDRIIRYHRKRQTEAIGAQVLAGNEPMLRLGGKFGFEAVTGADPDLVECTLRVNPETA; translated from the coding sequence ATGTCCATTCAGAATTTGCAGTATTTTTTCGCTCCCAAATCGATCGCGGTGATCGGGGCGAGCGAGCGTCCTCGTTCGGTCGGCAATATCGTCATGCGCAACCTTCTGGATGGGCGTTTCGCCGGGCCTATACTTCCGGTCAATCCGCGAAGGGAGGCCGTGGCCGGTGTTCTCACCTACAAGACTGTTGCGGATCTTCCGCTTTGCCCGGAACTGGCGGTGATTTGCACACCCGGCCCGGCAGTCCCCGGCGTGATCGAGGATCTCGGGAAAAGAGGAACCCGCGCAGCCATTGTAGCGGCCGACATGAGCGACCCCGATGCGCTGCTGGCCGCTGCGCGTCGATACGACCTGCGTCTTCTCGGCGGGGCGAGCCTTGGCGTGTGCGTGCCTAAAGCGAACCTCTACGCGAACTTCGCCCACATGCAGGCGCACCCCGGCCGGGTGGCTTTCGTCTCCCAATCGGGCGCCTTGTGTGCCGCCGCTCTCGATTGGGCGAAGCCGCGCGGCATCGGGTTCTCCTGCGTTGTGTCGCTCGGCGACGCGGTCGAGATCGATTTCGCCGACATGATGGACTATCTGTCGAAGGACGAAGAGACGAAAGCGATCCTGCTCCATATCGAGACAATCCGCGAGCGGCGTGGGTTTGTCTCCGCCGCCAGAGCGGCCGCGCGCAACAAGCCGGTTCTAATCCTGAAGGGCGGCAATCGCTCCACTAACCATCCCATCGGTCAATTTCTGTCCGAGACGCTCGCCTCGCCGGATGGGGCCTTCGATGCGACCGTCAGGCGCGCCGGGGCACTGAGGGTGTACTCCATCGACGAGTTGTTTTCGGCCGTGGAAACGCTGTCGCGTACGAAACAGGTGCGCGGAGAGCGTCTCGCGATTCTGTCGAACGCCGGCGGCGCGGCGATCATGGCAATCGACGAGATCAACACGGCGGAGCGAGGCTCTATCGCCGACCTTTCGGAGAAGACGCTCTCGCAGCTGGCGAAAGTGCTGCCGCGCGGTCGACGCCCCGCCAATCCCGTCGATCTTGGCGCAGGCGCGTCGGCGGACGACTATACGGCCGCGCTGAAGGTGCTTTCCGAAGCGCTCGAGGTCGATGGCATCCTGATTATCCATGCGCCGAATGCGATGACGGACAGCTCCGAAATCGCGCGCGCCGTCGTCGAGGCGCAGAAACGCTACCGAAGCGGCGTGCTGGCGTGCTGGCTCGGTGGCGAGACGGCGAGTGCGGCGCTCGCCCTTTTCGCAGAGGCGGGCCTGTGCAGCTATAATTCCATCGGCGCGGCGGTAGGCGGCTTCGGTCATATCGTACAGCATCGCCGCAACCTTGCGATGCTGATGGAAACCCCTCCGGCGGATCTCGCGAACTTCGCGCCCGACCGCGTCACGGCGCGGGCCATCGTTGAAAACGGTCTTTCGCGGCCCGACGGCGTGCTCAGCGAGCCGGATAGCCGCCGCCTGCTCGCGTCCTATGGCATTCCGACGCTCGAAAGCATTCTCGTCGGGACGGCGGACGAAGCCGCGGCGGTCGCCGAGCGCATCGGCTACCCCGTGGCGTTGACGCTATCTTCTCCCGACCTGCCTCGTAAATGGGATGCGGGCGCGGTCGCGTTGAACCTCGAAAACGCTGATGCCGTGCGCTCCGCCGCAGAAGGCATCATGCGGCGCGTCCGAGACGTCGCCCCCGAAGTGCGGATCGAGGGCTTTGCACTCCAGCGCATGGTGGTATGGCCGCATTCGCGCCAGTTGATGATGGGCATTTCCTGCGATCCGCTGTTCGGCCCGGTTCTCGTCTTCGGCGAAGGCGGCCGCGCCGTCGAACTCGTCCGCGATCACACGGTTGCGCTGCCGCCGTTGAACCTTCCGCTTGCTCGCCAGATGATCGACCGCACGCGCATTTCGAGGCGGTTCGAGGCGCACGGCCTGCGCCCGGAGGCGAATCGGGACGCCATCGCGCAAGCCCTCGTGCGCCTTTCGGCCCTGCTCGTCGATAATCCGGAAATCACAGCCTGCGATATCAATCCGTTGTTCGCGAACCATCAGGGAGTGGTCGCGGTGGACGCTCGCATCCAGCTCGTGGCGCCCGACGACACGGACCGGCGTCGGTTCTCGATCCTGCCATATCCGTCCGGGCTGGAAGAAGCGACGACGCTTCACGACGGCTCGGAGATTTTGCTGCGTCCGATCCGCCCGGAGGACGAGCCCGCTCACGCTGATCTCATCGGCCGAACGAGCCCGCAAGATTTGCGCTATCGCTTTTTCGGCTCCACGCAGAAATTGCAGCACCACCAACTCGCCCGCATGACACAGATCGACTATGACCGGGAAATGGCTTTCATCGCCTCAACCACGGGAACGGATGGTCACGCTTCCACGCTGGGCGTCGTGCGTACAGTCACCGATCCCGACAACAAGAGGGCGGAACTAGCCATTCTCGTGCGATCGGATCTCAAGGGAACCGGCCTCGGCAGCATCCTGATGGACAGGATCATTCGCTACCATCGCAAGCGACAAACCGAAGCGATCGGCGCGCAGGTGCTCGCGGGCAACGAGCCGATGCTGAGGCTAGGGGGCAAATTCGGGTTTGAGGCTGTGACCGGTGCCGATCCAGACCTTGTGGAATGCACGCTTCGTGTCAACCCGGAAACAGCTTGA
- a CDS encoding superoxide dismutase yields the protein MIAVNRRAFLTGAAAFSTFIVIDRSFAQASGPFKLPPLPYAFDALEPTIDAKTMELHHDKHHAAYVNNLNAALKDHPKIAEWPLSQILAKLDEIPDTIRTTVRNNAGGHANHTMFWQVMAKDGGEPQGALKAAIDRDFGGLDKLKEQLNTAGTKVFGSGWVFVTVDKDGKLALVAAPNQDTPLMKGTRVLFGNDVWEHAYYLKYQNRRPDYLKAWWDVVNWKAVGDRYAAAKAGDLDI from the coding sequence ATGATCGCCGTGAATCGCAGGGCCTTCCTCACAGGAGCAGCGGCATTTTCCACGTTCATAGTGATTGATCGGTCCTTCGCTCAAGCGTCCGGCCCGTTCAAGCTCCCTCCATTGCCCTATGCATTCGATGCGCTTGAGCCGACGATCGACGCCAAGACGATGGAACTCCATCACGACAAGCATCATGCCGCCTATGTGAACAACCTGAACGCCGCGCTCAAGGATCACCCGAAGATCGCGGAGTGGCCGCTTTCGCAGATCCTCGCGAAACTCGATGAGATCCCCGACACGATCCGCACGACCGTGCGCAACAACGCGGGCGGGCATGCCAATCACACGATGTTCTGGCAGGTGATGGCCAAGGACGGCGGCGAGCCGCAGGGCGCTTTGAAGGCCGCCATCGACCGCGATTTCGGCGGACTCGACAAGCTGAAGGAGCAGCTGAACACGGCCGGAACCAAGGTCTTTGGGTCAGGCTGGGTCTTCGTAACAGTCGATAAGGACGGCAAGCTGGCTCTCGTCGCAGCGCCCAATCAGGACACGCCGCTGATGAAGGGAACGCGCGTGCTGTTCGGCAACGATGTCTGGGAGCACGCCTATTATCTGAAATATCAGAACAGGCGGCCCGATTACCTGAAAGCGTGGTGGGACGTGGTGAACTGGAAAGCGGTCGGCGACCGATACGCCGCCGCGAAGGCCGGGGATCTGGATATTTAG